The Cherax quadricarinatus isolate ZL_2023a chromosome 44, ASM3850222v1, whole genome shotgun sequence region AAATTACGGTTCCTCAATACAAAGAAGGTTCCTCAGCAGGATGAAAGCTCTCCGTAAGACGAAGGTTCCTAAGCAGAATGAAAGCTCTCCGTAAGATGAAGGTTCTTCAGTAGGTTGAAGTGACCCCAGGAGATGTAAGGCACCTCAGCATGATGAAGGTGGGTTCCTCCTCCCCCAGGAGGGGGGAGGTATGAGTGGGTCAGCAGCAGCGATCACCAACATGGCTCGACTTCTACTTCACGGTGTGGGCTCTCTTCTCCCCAGACTATCTGCCTCACACCACCTGTATACCGTCACTCTCCTGCCTCACACTCTCCATAGACACTTCACCTACGCCGCCACCTTGCTAGCAGGTGAGGACACCACCTTAAATAACCATAAACTGAAGTGGTAATGTGTGGTGGAGAACTGAGACGCCGTCTGGTACTTGCAATCGTCTTCTCTTTATACTTTCTAACTCCACTTTTATCTCTTAAATTGTATTACTCACAGTAGTGGGAGAAAGGAGAGATAAATACTAATCACAGTTTATTTGCTAATGTATCTGTTGAGTCCCTATTGGTATATTTGTGTGTGATGTATTGATGGATATAGTGATTATAAATTACTAATGGCCAGGTCTGGATCCTGCTGGACATATGAGATATAAATCATTAACAATGAAATAGACGATTTAGATATTCTGTATCTGATATTTCATGATCTTTACAAGATTGGTGGGTAGTTGTAGCAGACAAGAGCAATGAGCTATGGTACAGTTCACCTCAGATTTTAGATAAACCTTCCACTATAAatgacaataaaaaccaatgtaaatactataatgatccataGCTACGCAATCTAATACATGCatcagctaggaggattggtaaattattattgttataatcaaaaagagAGGATTGGTAAAGCTTACcatgaatgtagaaccccagacctgctcagaacattCCAAGCTGCACTAGCATGTGCaaagaatagaaagcaagaacttaggcaaaaggaatgggaacaatttgttagtggGTTAAATAGGTctacccctttaagtttggcttggaaatatataaataaaataaccaggaaaaagactggcaatgctgctcatccctttcctcttgaaagagCAAACGACCTCATAAATTATCCAGgcatgaataccttccatctcatattagaaaaaacttagagagtgcttctgaagaaatgttcaCCACAGTGTCTTCATAACTGATGAAACTATTTGTTTGCTGTTGTGtatgtttatttaggcacaggtacacataagtacaattatcatacatagtgtaaattacccaggataacccaaaaaaaaggttagtaatttatttccattggggcccttgtaatatttaaaccttaaaagttaagacagctaagtaactcaactgtgtgaaaatcagttaaCAGTGAAAGGAGATATGTTTGGAATAAGGTAAACTTGAgttaatttacattaacattaatgagaggatcagcttacagtgataggtacatgaatgttagctatacaagaaatctctcctccctttctgtgaGCACTTTAAGCAAAGtcacctcaagggaggttccttgatgctgttgaggggctcttgatctgtggAGTTGGACCTACGTTCACCTTCCATGGATTGAACCAGAGTGCCTCCCATTCCCtcaaggtgctgtatgacccctataagTCCAGTTctcccccagtggaaataagtcactgacttttttgggttatcctaaatgatttacacatacgttactatatgatttgtgtaactgtactcacatgtacctatacctaaataaacttacttaataatTTCAAGTAAGGTGCCTAGGTGCAACTAATACTTTTGTTCATGGAGGCATTTTCATGTTTTCAATTTATGATTCTATCATTTTGGTAATTACAAAAAATGGTGTCCTCATCATACACAGGTAATATCAACCTATCCCTAAGACAAGGCACTGCTGAAGTTACACTGTACACAGGGTACACTTCAGTGCTCCCTCATGTCTGTAATAACATGCTCCGACCAAGCTACAAGCATAAGGTGTCAGAGACATGACATACTGTAGAGTATGATTCAGGATCCATATGTAATTTTCACAAACTTGTACCTATACCTTTTCAGAGCGCAAGTATACCGAGAAGCATGAATGGGTTGCAGTTGAAGACAACATTGGAACTATTGGTATTACAAATTATGCTCAGGTAAGTTTGTGTTTTTTATGTTCCATGATTACTATTTTGCAGTTACAGTACTTACCTGTTGGCAACAGGAACACAGCTATGCTCGTGATGTCCTGTTTTCAGCACCTAATCTTGCTTGTATTATAGTATACTTTTAAATTTCTAGCGGTTATATGAACAGCAGCTAGTTGGCACAACTGTATACCAACACTAGTGTACTAATAAAATGTTGATTCACTTCACCCAATAAATCCTGTGGCTCAGTTGGcaacacactcgcctcacacattgAGTGTCTGTGTTTGTCTCCACCATGGGTTGAAATGTTGCAATTGTCCATGCAAGGACAATTACAGTGTTTCCACTGGTCCGAGGATCAAACTCTGGTCCCCACAGAGTGAGCTGAGGCCACTACTAAGTGTACCCCAAGAGCtaaatacattctcagtgcttcTTCTCTTCCATCTCAGTCATCCACCTCTCATCAGTTAGTGAGAGAGAGCTGCCAGGTGGCATCAACCCCCAGGGGCAGTTATCACTCACAAACCACCATGCATTTGCAGTTCATATAATTAAGGACCTGTATTAATTGCAGTTAAGAAGGTTGGTTAGCCTTTGTACTATAAGTATTTTTAGGAAATATTGTACAGTACAATACTTGCAAAATAAACTATTACTGTGTAAATATTATTCACTGGGAAAATATGGTCCAATGGGTGGAAAATTAAATACTATATATGtatcgcctcatggtgagcgaaaatcacaaatgatgctctaacccactggaccctgcagtcctacaagaatcaagcacccagcagagctaggtgttttaccttgactGCGTGATCCAGTAGGTTAGAGCATTATGCGTGATTTTTGTTCACCATGAGGCGATACATATATAGTATTTAATTTTCCACCCATTGGACCATATTTTCCCAGTGAATAATATTTACATATAGTAATAGTTTATTTTGCACCCTGGGAAAGAGGATTAAAGgggcccagtggaaataagccatcCTGATGAccatgcaatcctacaagaatcaagcgcCCAgctgagctaggtgttttaccttgactgcgtggtccagtgggttagagcgtcatgtgtggctatatacgtatgtatgtataatgaatctccatggggaagtggaacagaattcttcctccataagccatgcaacTAAAGTGCCgagagcaagggtctagtaaccctcttctgtatatattatggccggtttgttgaaaaaaaagtatGTATAATGAAGGATAGTAAAGAGCTGAAAAGCATCTCCCAAGCTATATCTGGTGTATACCCAGAGGTTGTTtcaagggtcaacgcccccatggcccagtctatAACTAGGccttgcagtggatcagggcctgattaaccaggctgttactgcttgccacACATTGAAAGTGTAACTAGAAACCACTTGGTGGGAGAAAcaatgagtttgtgtgtgtgtggtctaaAACCAGCAAGCGTTGATTATCTCCATTTTCCATTTAATTATATTaaagggaagtgctaaacctgtgggGGTCATGTAGTGCGTGGGTAGTTTGTCATTCGTGATTAAATATGATCGAAATGCAATGTCTAAACTAAAACATACAAGAGCTTCAAGCAAATTCTGATGAACCAGAGTTAGAGAATAATATTTTCCCTGAAGGATCCAGACGTATTGTATGTATACTCACCTGCACCCCTGGGCAGACTGATTCATTTCTTACGTTGATCTTTTGTGAAGATATTCAAAAGTCTCTAATCTAATGTATATCAAATACTGCTCTCCCTCTTAATTTCAGGAATCACTTGGAGATATTGTATATGCCCAGCTACCAGAGGTAGACGCTGAGTATGAGCAGATGGGTAAGAATTTACATGCTGTTTAAACTCGAATATAACCCAGCTTCGTGAGTAATTCAACCccatcctgtttttttttttctttttttttctaaaaatccTTACATTTTTATATACTGTGCACCCTATCTTATGTACAGATAAAACTGGTTTCCAAATCTCGTGTTTTTGTTATCAAGTTTATTATAACAAATACACTACAGTATATAGGAAAAGAAAACCCGATCTCTAATTGAGCTGTTGATGTGCTGGAGTTACTATATTCAGGTCATGTGAATAGCACAGCTGTTCCATGCAAAAATAAGGAAGATTATTATTGCTGTAAGCAAGTTACCAAAAGTTTTAGTGTCATCTATAGCTCTGTTGCTAAAGCTTTCCTATATCCCttgtaaatctaaatttatcaaacatgaaactattgtttttcATTCTTTCCTTGTTAGGTATCCTTAGTACCCTACTTGTGTCTCCTTTATACCTGTAATATTAAAATTTATAGATTTATGGTCACTTGTGCCAACCTCTTTGGTAGACTCTTAGATTATTTACAAGAGTCTTATTGTTTACCAGAACTAGGTCAAGCAGATTACCTCTAATAATTAACTTGGATAAAGTTCTGCAGGCTAGCTGCTGAAGTTATTATTGTGACTGCCATTGTATTTTTTTATTTGATTGTGTCATAGAGCGGAAATACCGTTATGATTTTGGGAGGGTGAAATTTCATGTACTGTATTACGTTCTCAACAGTTTTAAATTCAGATTAATGATTATTGTCAATATTTTAATTAGTTATTTTTTGGGCAGAGGAGTGTGGAGCTCTTGAGAGTGTGAAAGCAGCAAGTGAACTCTACTCTCCTGTTTCTGGTAAAGTGACTGCAGTCAATACTGCCGTTGAGGACCAGCCATCACTTATCAACCAGAGCTGTTATGATGAAGGTATTTCCTGCTACCACCCACAAAGGCTTTATTTTATTCTGTTATGCAGATCATACTAAACAATTTGCTTTGTAATTCTCACATACTTTGTACAGGTAGCTTACAATCTCAAGCAATATTTTTTCAGTCGGGTATGTGATTTTTCGTTGTTTTTATAACTGTTTACATCCAAGGTATCCAGATATCTATTGTTAATTTAGATATTTGAATTGTTGAAGTTCTAGGTAAAATACATTTTACTTCTGTGTTGACAGTCAAGGGTATCAAATATTTGTCATATTT contains the following coding sequences:
- the ppl gene encoding glycine cleavage system H protein, which codes for MSGSAAAITNMARLLLHGVGSLLPRLSASHHLYTVTLLPHTLHRHFTYAATLLAERKYTEKHEWVAVEDNIGTIGITNYAQESLGDIVYAQLPEVDAEYEQMEECGALESVKAASELYSPVSGKVTAVNTAVEDQPSLINQSCYDEGWLFKLELTVPAEIDELMDEDAYKKFLKESEQ